In Phocoena phocoena chromosome 8, mPhoPho1.1, whole genome shotgun sequence, the following are encoded in one genomic region:
- the LOC136126516 gene encoding NXPE family member 2-like, whose amino-acid sequence MVLHHEVPLDPAVSPTETELRIKGIMEKLDQLIPPRPFTHVSSTTSATPSKATLLSPQDTYGRGDQLDVLLEVRDHLGRRKEYGGGFLRARMSSPALKAGASGKVTDFNNGTYLVSFNLFWEGRVSLSLPLILPSEGVSALWRAGNQGYDRVIFTGQFASGTSQVNTDCALILNSSVELCTWILMTKQEAFYYVRPQHMLCEALIM is encoded by the exons ATGGTCTTACACCATGAAGTACCACTGGATCCAGCAGTTTCACCAACAGAGACTGAGCTGAGAATAAAGGGGATCATGGAGAAACTAGACCAGCTGATCCCACCCAGACCCTTCACCCACGTGAGCTCCACCACCAGCGCCACACCCAGCAAAGCCACCCTCCTCAGCCCTCAAGACACATACGGCAGGGGGGATCAGCTAGACGTCCTGCTGGAGGTGAGGGACCACTTGGGACGCAGGAAGGAATATGGCGGGGGTTTCCTGAGGGCCAGGATGTCCTCCCCAGCCCTGAAGGCAGGCGCTTCGGGAAAGGTGACAGACTTCAACAATGGCACCTACCTTGTCAGCTTCAACCTGTTCTGGGAGGGCcgggtgtctctgtctctcccgcTCATCCTCCCCAGTGAAGGGGTGTCGGCTCTCTGGAGGGCAGGGAACCAAGGCTATGACAGGGTGATCTTCACAGGCCAGTTTGCCAGTGGCACCTCGCAAGTCAATACTGATTGTGCCCTCATTTTAAATTCAAGTGTTGAACTATGTACCTGGATACTCATGACCAAGC aagaagCCTTTTACTATGTGAGGCCTCAACACATGCTCTGTGAGGCCCTGATCATGTGA